One region of Quercus lobata isolate SW786 chromosome 2, ValleyOak3.0 Primary Assembly, whole genome shotgun sequence genomic DNA includes:
- the LOC115974242 gene encoding serpin-ZX — protein MEIRESISNQTDVALGISKHLLLTEGKDSNLVFSPLSIHVVLSLVAAGSKGSTLDQFLSFLKSKSVDHINSFASQYVAVVFADASPSGGPRLSFANGVWLDKSFSLKPSFKQVVDTNYKAALDQVDFQTKAAEVTSTVNSWAEKETSGLIKEVLPSGSVDSTTRLIFANALYFKGAWDEKFDASATKESDFHLLNGSSVQVPFMTSKKKQVVGAYDGFKVLGLPYKQGEDKRRFSMYFFLPDAKDGLPALVEKVGSESRFLDRHLPEQKAEVGDFRIPKFKISFGFEASKLLKELGLVLPFSGEADLTEMVDSLVGQNLYVSSIFHKSFIEVNEEGTEAAAASAAVIALRGLPPPKMDFVADHPFLFLIREDLTGTVLFIGHVLNPLAN, from the exons atgGAGATCCGCGAATCGATCAGCAACCAAACCGACGTAGCTTTAGGAATCTCGAAGCACCTACTGTTAACCGAAGGCAAGGACTCGAACCTAGTGTTCTCTCCCCTCTCGATCCACGTCGTGCTGAGCTTAGTCGCTGCTGGTTCAAAGGGTTCCACGCTCGATCAATTCCTCTCTTTCCTCAAATCCAAGTCCGTCGACCACATCAACTCCTTTGCTTCTCAGTACGTTGCTGTGGTTTTCGCTGATGCAAGTCCCTCTGGTGGGCCTCGCTTGTCTTTCGCCAACGGGGTTTGGCTCGACAAGTCTTTCTCTCTCAAGCCTTCTTTCAAACAGGTTGTGGACACTAACTATAAGGCCGCTTTGGACCAAGTTGATTTTCAAACCAAG GCTGCTGAAGTGACAAGCACAGTGAATTCATGGGCTGAAAAGGAGACTAGTGGCCTCATTAAAGAAGTGCTTCCTTCTGGGTCAGTTGACAGCACAACCAGACTAATCTTTGCTAATGCGCTATACTTCAAAGGAGCTTGGGATGAGAAGTTTGATGCATCGGCAACAAAAGAATCTGATTTCCACCTTCTTAATGGGAGCTCAGTTCAGGTTCCCTTCATGACTAGCAAGAAGAAGCAGGTTGTTGGTGCCTATGATGGTTTCAAAGTCCTTGGACTTCCTTATAAACAAGGTGAGGATAAGCGCAGATTTTCCATGTATTTCTTTCTTCCAGACGCAAAAGATGGGTTGCCAGCTCTGGTAGAGAAAGTTGGTTCTGAGTCTAGGTTCTTGGATCGCCATCTTCCAGAACAAAAGGCAGAAGTGGGTGACTTCAGGATCCCAAAGTTTAAGATATCTTTTGGGTTTGAAGCTTCCAAACTTCTGAAGGAACTAGGACTGGTGTTGCCTTTCTCTGGTGAAGCAGATTTGACAGAAATGGTCGACTCACTTGTGGGTCAGAACCTATATGTTTCAAGCATATTCCATAAATCCTTCATAGAGGTTAATGAAGAAGGCACAGAAGCTGCAGCTGCTTCTGCCGCTGTCATAGCATTGAGAGGCCTCCCACCCCCTAAGATGGACTTTGTGGCTGACCACCCATTTTTGTTCCTGATCAGAGAAGACTTGACTGGAACAGTGCTGTTCATTGGACATGTGCTCAATCCTCTTGCAAACTGA